TTGTAATTTTACAGTCTAGTATAATAAATTGGTAAGCAAATTGGCTATTACATTGTAAACCTCTTCACAGGTATGTACACATGGCACAGAAGGACAAGTATGCTACTACCTTATGAGGATTTTGAACAACTTACTATCATGAACCATGTATTAGTGTCAGCCTCTCAAATAACAACAAAGGCCTTTTATTGTGCTCTGAAAATAAGCTTGCTACTGACAAGTTACAGCCAAGAGAGAGTATCTAGGAAGAATCTAAGCACTTCAGAAGTAGTAAAGGGGGTAGGAACTCTCCTTTAAGGATCTTAACAGATCTTggcatttcttctgatttaagCACCAAAGTCCCCATCGGTTTCAACGCTGCAACTGCTGTTAATGGTCTAAACGCCAATTTACACAGGACATATAACCCAAAATCTGCTTAAGCTTACCCATTTAATTAGCATAAAGTTAGTGAGAGAGTTTTAGATGGAGAAGTACACCCATCTTCCTATTTGCTTCTTGAAGTAAGAGTTGTGTAACAAGTCTTATCAGAGCACACACAGACCCACAAAATACACAAGCTTTACTTCCCCCCCAGAGCAGCATGTGAACCCCCCGACTTCTGGCTAGCCCAGGAACGGCTGCCCTCCTTCTTACCTATAAGGCAGGAAGGAAGCTTTTTCAGAGCGCCGGGTATCACTCTTCTAAATTAAATCACTGTTCCTCCCGTTGTAAATGCAGTGTACTAAGGAAAGATATTCAGAGAGACTGCAGAGATCAGCACTAGATTAATATCGATGCAGCACCTTAGCAAAGCCTTTAACTTTACAGTGGCCATACTTTCTTCCTCTGGCAGCTGAGCTAATCACCAAGACTGTTTCAACAGTCATATTTTTGCTATCATTTAAGAAAACCGAAGTTACAGAGTACTTTCATTGCTACCAGATATTATTCCTCACGTGTGAATATTAATTTACGATTGATAACACACACAATGGTATGGGAGACAGATGTGGTCCCTTCATATTTCAGAATATGAAGGGCTCCAATtcatcctctccttcccttccttcatgACATCTATTAACTCATCCATAGCGAAAAATATCATTTCTATCTAACAGTGAAAATCAAACGTCAAACTCTTCAACATATTATCAGACCGTCCAACAGCGTGAGCCTGCAAAGACTTAGCTTTAATCTTTATGGGCTGCAACTATCTTCTTGACTCCAATCAACACAGAAGAGAAGCATATGCGTGAACTTTAGCAAGGCTGAGGAATCTGGGATTTAGAactactgcttttgttttggcaaATATACAATCCACAATACAAGCatccaaggaaaaaagcacaaatcttTAGCAATTCTCCCCCACAGTTTTCCACCCGCCTCACACCACAACAGAAATGCTCTGCAATGGGCAGAACTCTGACAATTTGCAGGAAAATTAAGGCAATGGTTCTACCCGCTTTCTGCGGGAGTTATTTTGGCAAGCTCACGCTTTAAATGCCAAGTAGCATTCAAGGATTTGCTTGGACATGTGCATATACGTATCTTATTCATCTCAACAAAAGGGAACTCCACATACTTTGCTATTCAAGCTcgttaaatattttaactagaAGCTACTGGATTTTCATGTATTTACACTGTATTAAGTACCTAGCTACTTTTTCAAACCAAGATTACATttcaaacattcatttttcaaaaatcagtGCATCTCAAAGACTTGCTGAACTAACAAAACATGTCCTGCCTCAGCccgtttctttttcttttactgtcatAGCCATTTCCCATCTGAGCCTGTGTTACTTAGGTGGtcagcattttggaaaaggGAAGTTTCATTTTATAGTTAAAGATGATAACATGTTCCTAGTAGCTTTCTCAAGCTGACGTttatcaaactttttttttaaaataagaaggtTTGTGTCCCTATAGTTACTTATTTAGCAACTACCCTGCAGAGTACAAGGAAATCCCCTCCCCAAGATTCATTTAGGCAATGAGCACATAATAATGCTGTCACCTCAGTTCCCAACACCCTAAGAGGTATGGGTATGCTCTTCGCTGTAAGTTAATGAAGACTACAAAAACTTATAGTATGAGCACATAACTTCTGTGAGGTACACCAGGGTGTGACACAGCTGTACATTTGCAACTGCAACTGTCCATGCTCGCATTCTTCTCcgacagaaaaaaaccctctaggccacttcttttgatgtgaaaggaaaacaaaactgaagcgATAAATCCCACTAGAAGTTTTCAGCAGGTtttgccccccttttttttaataaataaaatggagtCCTTGCTTAGTTTCCAGATTAAGAAGGATTATTAAAAGCAGTTACAGACCCAATTACAACCCttaaaacaccaccaaaatGCACTacaatattcttttatttagttTACAGAAGAGTCTATCAGTACAggttgcagaaagaaaatgtttagtGCTATttacaatttgttttaaaactctgcTCTATACAAATTTAATTCTGATCAGTATgaacaatatttttgtaaatctaCTGCATATAAAGCATTTCATCAAAGCAGTAACAATGAATAAAATAACCCGATTACATTTGAATGATGCCAATCATTCGAAAAAACAATTACACAGAACATCTGTAAGAGTTGTGGACACTTAAGTACAGAACACAATGTCAACCTGtgactcattttttttaaaggctaaaGCTATTTATATGGAATATTGTTCTATTATACTACACGCCAATCTATATTTAACTTCTATAGTTATGTATTTTataagatttttattaaatatattctaCACATATTTGTAATTTCACCCAGGAAGAATTCCTCCCcagtgaaaaaatataaaatcttttatattttttttatttttatttatttttattttttacaggtTTAGATGAAACTAGCTCATGCTTTAGTGCTGTGCAAATTTCTTTAGCATATCAACGTTTAAATTATtgatatgaaataaaagaatggcATCCTTTTTAATTATGTATGCCTTCAAAAATCAGCTTCTGATTTTAATACAATTGCAAGCACTAATACCAAATGCAGATTAcgtaaagaaacaaaactagtACTATGgcagaggtttttctttttgctttttaaactttaataatTCTTTTGAAGTCTCTAATGAGTAAGCATGACACTGGACACTAAGGTACAGAtgagaaaatgactgaaaaacaCCAATTGCCAatattcaaatacataaaattgaTTAGTAAATGATGTTTTCTAACATTTATGCACAATAATAAAAGCCTATGAACTACAGGAAATTACCCCTCCCATATTAAGGCTAGGAAATGCACTCTCTGCACTTGTTTGTGCTGTCTGAATAAGCACTCAACTAACGTACGAGATCAGAGTGCACGCAGTAAcgaaaaaaatcagtttcatcAGCCCTCTACAGAGTGCTTTTAAATTACAGGCACatagttttttttgtttgttgcagtgaaaatatatatagttaGACTTGGTTTAGTTAGTATTCTGTGCCAGTTCGGCCACCAAGGTTGACTTAGGTAGAATTGACTtaacagtttttcctttgatttggCCATAAGTGAGATTTAATTATAGATATACTATTTTCCAGTGTTGCATTATACATTGTAGGTTATTACTAGGTGTCTCAAATATTGTTAGAGATTGTTGATGAGAAATATACTGTCAACCATATTTAGTGCAAATTGCATCTAGAAAGCTTGACTGGTTAGATCCGGTTAATGGAGATTTTTGTGGCAGCAAAATGATTCCTGCTATGGAAAAGAACACATTAACTTTTCTGGAGATTGAATTCATTCAAGAACTGATGTACTGTAAGATTATtccacaaacaaaaagcaggaatttaaaaaaacaaaacaaaacaaaaaaaaaaacaatgaaagtgTTCATagatctttctcttttaaaaaaaaaaaaaagactaatgaGACAGTGTTCATGTAATATTTCAGTTCCATGGATTTACAAACAGGCTCTTCCTACAGGTGTTTGAAGCAAGGTAGGGCCTCTTCTATTCCAGCAGCATGAAAGACAAAGACTATATTACATCACACTTAGCAGATAAAGCTAACAGGGTTTACAGGATTACACAGCAATTGCTTTCTCCAGTTTTTTCACGGTTCCTTTGACCTGTGGAGCAAGAAGAAAGTTTTGCTTACATGCCATTTCTAAAGCTATTAGGTTGTTTTGTGTGTGAGTATGCTTGATACAAGtatggtttttattatttttagtaaaacaattatttattgttatacatatgcatacataactgaaaaataaatcaggagtagtttttaacaataaaaacaaaagcttttaaggTTTGAGTAAATTTCTGCATTCTACAAAAATGCTAAACCAGAAAGTTAATTTCTTAGTTTTCTATAAACAACATGTACAAAAGCATTCCATTACTTGCTTCACCAAAGACCATAAGGACTTGACTTTTCTCTACTATGAAATACTCAAAAAGCCTGTAAGAGATCTGACCGCTTTGCCATGTACTTCAGTAAGAAACACCTCTAGCACAGCGTACCTTGAGAGTTTGGCTCTGGCAATGTCTCCCTAGCCACCAAATGCATCACCGTTGTTTTGCCAAAAGGAAGTTTTAACgctgcaaaaggagaaagggagattTATTAATACATTACAGCCATCTTCCTTCTTCAAAACACCCAACAGAAACCAACTATAATTGGATTAGCATCTGTTCAAAATTTCATACTGTTAGGTTTGAACTGCTTACTAAATAGATTTATAAAGGTGTTTCTGGCTAAAGTTTTGTAGATCAGGGTCTTGGGACCTGATAATAATCACTTAAAACATTGTGTTCTTAGAGACATGATATTCCTGTTAGGAAACTTAGCCTTTCTGAGTAAAAGTAGAAGTGGGCATTCATGCCAAGACTCAGGTGCTAAGCACTCTTTATTGATAAGGATGCAAAAAAGTGGCTAATTCAGCCACTAAATTGTTACTCCTGAGACATCAAAACACTGAGCCACTACTACAAAACAGGTTTTCCTAAAACATACTTTGATCCATGATACAGATTTTCCGAAATACAAAATGTCTGCATCTTGCCTTTTAATATTAATCTGTAACATCAGCTGCACGTGAAAAATatcaaatttaaaacattttaaatcacaTAAGGTAGTTCTCACAATCCTGCCTTTGTGAGCTTTAGTaacacaaaataacaaaattggAGCTTTCCATaattctttctgcttgtttctgaAACTAAAATGATCATTTTCACATTCTGATTTAAGTATACCAACACAGTGCTGTATTTATGGTTTTAGGAATGTAGTATAGTATTTATCAAAACTTCCTAGTCTCCTTGAAATGAAAGAATTCTCTGTCACTCACTATACTTAGCAGATTCTCATTGCCAGATTCAATATTCTCAACTTGGACTTCTTCCAATTATTGGGGGGGGCAGTTATTTTTACAAGTTGTTTACATAActttagttttgtttcctctctccAACTCCTAAGTTTAAGCATCTTTCTTGATTACTTTTCTGAGAAATGTAATGTAAAGATGCTCTAAGTTTTGTCCTCCCTCCcttatagaggaaaaaaagttaatgatAAATGTAACACAAATTTAACCCTAAATACACCAATCATTCTGACTTGAATACAATTTGTCCTCTCAAATTCAAtttacatcttttattttcacatacaGTGCACCAAGGCATTTTAagtgaataaatgaataatgaatGTCCAATAAACCTGAAGGtaagtgaagagaaaaatgccTCCCTCTCTATTTTCATCACTACAGCATAGATTCAAAATtcagtaataataaataaacaaacctaCTATTTGGTTACTACGTGTATTCAATACAAGCCTAGCTACAACATTGCTATTAAGTCACGTTCATTGCCCatgtatttgtttgaaaaaaatgcaagttatGATTGAAACACAGGTGCAAGAGGGATACACAGCTCCACAAGCTTCTTTGAAGTAGCTGTACTTTGGGAAAAGCCATCTCTATAGAAAGTCAGATCTAAAAGTTGCTTAGTTTACTTGAAGCACTGCCCGTGCCTGCAACTAGAAGCTATTGATAGGTTAAAGTCTGACAAGCATGAAGTATTTTGGGTACTTGATTCTGTGATACAACTGAAAACTCTGCAAAGAGCATATTAACAGTCTGTTAAAGTCAATGGGAAAGGACTGTCTTCATGACATAAACGCTTAAGAAGCGAttagagaaagagcaaaatattaCAAACTAATCACATTAGGGACATCTTTCATAATATCAAGACACTTGAGGAGACTTGATTAGTGAGCTGTGGAGATTAATTATTTACAGTAATCAAGTAAAAGTATGCTAATATTTCAATTAACTAATTTCAGCTAGTAGTTTGCATAGTTCACACAAATTCTTAATAGCAATTTCCAGCTTCTTGCTTGGAGCACCATGACAGAATCTGAGCACCCTAACCTATGCTCAGTAATCCTTTCTTGCTCTTGTCTTCGTTCTCTCACCCCTTTCTCTCACTTAAACTAAACTTTTGTTTAATTCCTTTCCCATCTGTTTAATTCCACTTTTATTCCAGATTTTCTATTGTCAGAATTTACTTTTCACCCCCTCTTTTGGTATGTGTGTGGCACAGGGTAGGCTggcttcccttcccccctcgCCAATAAATAAGGAAGTAAAACATTGCTGATTACCATTATCTAACAAGAAATGGAGAACTGTCAATTATATATTATCTCCCCaattaatattatttcaaaagcaaactgcAGACCAAGTGTTTCGCTAAAGGATGAAATTTCCTTTTGGAAGCTGAACAACAGACTGTGCCTTGCTAGCTAACTCCCCAACTCTTCACACAGGCAGGACACAACAAAACGGTGTGGCTCAAGCACCACAGGCAAGAGTGGCACAGCAAGCTTTGCAGAGGGGTCTATTTTTCTTTACCACTTCCAATGCCATTAGCTCTACTGTTCTGGTAGTGACAGTCCATTCAGAGAAGCTGGCAGAAGAGatggtttctttaaaatacaatttttcacTCAAAAGCCAGTTTTTTCTAtcaatttgtcattttttgagGCTTCTTAGTTTATAGGAGTCTCAAATTCATAAGACACTATGTAGACACGTGAGATTACAACAAGAACATTacaatgtcatttttaaatgttgtcctggtttcggctaggacagagttaattttcttcctagtagctggtatagtgctgtgttttggatttagtaggaaaagaatgttgataacacactgatgtttttagttgttgctaagtagtgtttatactaagtcaaggatttttcagcttctcgtgcccagccagcaagaaggctggaggggcacaagaagctgggaggggacacagccaggacagctgacccaaattggccaaagagctattccataccatatgacatcatgcccagtatataaactggggggagttaactgggaggggggatcgcggctcgggaactaactgggcatcggtcaacgagtggtgagcaattgcattgtgcaccacttgctttgtatagtttaattcttttattattgctACTGTCATATTATCAGTATTATcgttatcattatcattgtttttcattcctttctgtcctattaaactgtctttatctcaactaatgaggtttttttttcctgattctctcccccatcccaggggtgggggggcagtgggcgagcggctgcgtggtgcttagctgccggctggggttaaaccacgacaaatgtGAACAAAAATGGACtcctgttaaaaaagaaaacaccaaactGTTTCCTTGGAAACTTTTGTTTCACTGGTTGATAAAGTGACTTTCAGTACACAGTAGGTCCAAATTCCAGTCAGTATTTcctaaagcaaataaaacactaAGTGCTATAACTCAGTTATAGAGAACTGCAGATAGAAAAGCTTAATGGAACTGTATTATAACAGCATAAGAAACTAAATATTGTATTTAGCAAGAAATTCCACCACCCCCCCCTTTAAAGATAACTAGTTCACTGAGGGTTACATCTAATGAACACCATAAACTGAAGCAACAGTCTTTTCAGGCTGCTTCATGAATTGCTGTTCCCCTTTCAACTGTATAATCTTTCTCCAGATAACTTCAGTAGTACTGAAGTAAGCCAAtgttttagggattttttttcttgaaacgATACAGCAACAAAAAGGTCTCTGAAAAACACCAATATACATGTAAGATCCTTAGGGTAAAATCACGATGATTAAATTGCAACGCATGAATGATTAAGAATGAACTAAAAATGCCCTGAATCCAAGTAAGCGTTCAAAATCCATAGACCTGAGTTAATGCAAGAGTCAACAGCATGCAGctattatttttcagcttaacTCGTTAaacaatatattaaatatattaaacaaataTTCAAAGTTGTTTCAGTTTTAGACAAATGTCACTAAAGGGAACAAGCACTGGTGGTCAAGAGTAACACCTAGAGATGAATGGCAAAGAAAATCCCATTTAGCTATCCTTGCCTGGAAAATGTAGGGTAAGACTAGCATCTCTATAATTGCAGAGATGATCCAAGACTTAACATTTGTCTTTCAACCCTACTCCAACTGCTACTAGCTGCACTCATTGGCACCTGGTAAACATATAAATTAAAGAGCGAATAAAAATTTCAGAGCTGTCCCAGCTGAATTGACAATGATCTTGTTTGTCTATATAGCAGCattaaaaattgatttataTGGAGAGTAATTCTATTCTAAAAGTACATCACTATCCAACATTGGTAATGGTTGAAAGCAGATCAATGGCTATATCATCCCAGTCACTTCTTCATGGAAAGACCACGATAAGCAGTccagaaatattcttttcaggTTCATCTtaacttcagaaacatttcatttgtgaTTTTGTATTATATTCTCCTCTCCGTATTGCACTCAAGTACCAAATGCATGAACAATCTGAACATACAGAGAAAGTAGGagtactaatttatttttaaactggcaCAGAGAAGAGAGTCTCATTTTGTTTAGTCATTGATATAGTTGATATTCACACTGGCAACTTTTATGTACAAAAGGAAAGATTATTGTTATAAATCTGTGTCGTATCTCTATCAAAGATACTCATCAAAATATATAATTGTGGGAAAAAACTTGCCACAAGGGGGCACAGTTGAATTGCATTTCCTTAGCATATGAAGTGAAGccatttacttttgttttcgCCTAACTATGCAATTGTATCCCTGGGAGAGCACTGGACAGCAAGAATGCTTCCCCTCATTCTCATTCATAGGGTGTCTTCCTTCATTGCACTAAGATTTGAAGTATTGTTTGACCAATTAtcataagtattttaaaatatttgataaagATTAAGATATTTATGAAGAAGCTTACCCTGCAAGTGCAGTGTAAGACAGGTGGAACAAAGTATTCCATTTAGAAAGACAACAACTAAAAGCAGCATTACTGTTTCTTTATGCAAGAGGAGACTTGACTTACCAGGTGGTACCTCCCAAAGTTTAAAAACTAGAGGtaataagatggaaaaatacaCAATAAGATACAGTGTCACTCTGTGCAGAGGAAAAATAGTATACAGCAAGCCATACTGTGATCTTGAACAGTAAAGTAGTATTTACTGCACTGTAAATAAATATCCCCTTTGCCTGGCTGTAACAtggatgaaaattattttcatacctCCTAGTGTCACATTGCCATGAAGAAACCTCCCTTGATAAATAAGCCGCAAGATATTTGGACTGCTGACTTGTTCCTCTTCCCAATCtgacaagaagagaaagaattttcacagtttcattataataaaaacatcttttgttatttttctcacctttacccaggaagaaaactaacaaCAGGACTCTTGCATGAAACACTAAAGAGAGAGCACAGGCTGAAGATACAGAAAGATAATTCAAGGCTAGCACTCTGGAAATCTAttcttaaatttattatttgacATTGGGTATTGAAACACATAATTTTATGCCTGCAAGAATAAATACTACTAACTTACTTCACAGATTGCATGAGATATTTAGCACATATACAAATCctacacaaaatatttcataaatgcaAGTCGCTTCCTAAGGCTTAATATCCACTTGGCTAAAATTGCCTTTATTTCTTCCCATTCAGAAGACTCTCAAGCCATACTCCTCCTCACCAGTTAATTGTCTAACTGGAGCCGTTCTCCAGCAATGCAAAGCGGCCACACACACAGCAAAAGTGCATGTGATAGGTCATTTGAAATAGGATTCTCAGATCACAGCACTGAAAACGCTCCACAGGCTGCTCAGCAGTGTTCGATGATGGCCAGATCCAACCAGTTAGATGTCCAGAGGGGGCAGTGACCTGAGCAGCCCCGAACGGTCACTGCGGAGAGCCTGAACAGAGGGCTCTCACAGAGCAGACACCAACTGATACATTTTAAGGAACTTCTCAAAGGACAATCTGTGGATGTTTTTACGTGGCAAACAGTGATTTGGGAAAAGCTAGCATGCATTTTCCTATAATGCATTTCCTATAATGCTTAAGCCGTCATAAATAATTTAAGCTTAAATGATCTTTTCCTACTCTTTTACTGTTCCCTGTCACAATGTGAACAacaaataaatatgcattttgctttcagaataaatatCATAAAACCTTGAAATATTGAATTTAAATGGGCTCTCTGGGAATACAGAGTCTTCTGTTTCTTAGCTGACCAGATATCTGGCAACAGCTGTTCACAAatgttctctctttctgcttttgtagtGTTTATATACCAAAATGAATATTCAGCAAGGGATCACGACAAGCAACAGAAACCAACCTGTTCACTGGAAACACACAATTAACATACAGGCAGTAACAACTGGCACCACAAAAGGAGAAGAACTgaaaaggggagaaggggaagcatttaaaacaaaagccacgGCTGCAGAGAGTGTACGGAGAGGCATCTGGTGCGAAAAAGCAAGCAGGCAGAGACGCGGGCAGCAGGAGCCATCGCAGCCCCAGAACACGGTGGAGGCAGGGCTGGTATCAAGAGCAGAGGCTGCAATATCCCCAGGTGCTGCCATGTGCCTAGTTTATAAAATTAGATCAAATTAGGCAACCAAAGCTATTTGAATTTCAAGTATTTCCACTCAGGGTCCAATTCAATTGTCTCGCGATTCAAGCACATGCCCTTTTTGCTATGCTGTGAAGTGGGCTATGTTAAGGATCTGAATTATCACACTGCTAGGGTAAATGATTTTTTGGAAGataccaaatttttttttttactccgTACAGTCTGAACTCCACTGTAATACAGCTGTAAAGAGAAGTTCAGCCAGTTTACAGTGCCATAATGACGTAAAACAGCAACCAAAAGAGGACAGACTATATTTTGGCACAGGTATTTGCTCGTTGTTAAGCTGCCAATTTACCcatccttttaatttttgcttcttgGCTGGCCgtctgaaacatttctttctgacaTGATTTCAAATTTTGATTTCCACTGATGACTAAATGAGCCAAGGAGAAAACATTTAcctattactatttttttttttttaagttcagcaGATAATTGTTGtacaagaaaaaagttaatattatttagaagaaaatgggGCAGGGCGGGGAGAGAACAGGTAACCGACCTAGATGATATACATTAATATAAATTTGGCATTTTCCACCACAAGTCAAGAGATCCATAATTAACAACTGTATTGCCAAAAGAGGGGAGGAGATTTTTGCCTTAATCCTGCCAGCATGTGACTGAGGATatttcatgactttttttccccacaagatCATGACAAGTCAAAATGGTGGTAAAAACAATCATTTCATATCATCTCTATTTCAAGGAAACTTTAGTCCTCATCAAGATTTCTCAGTCCTGTGGCAAAGAGCAGCACTCTCAGTCTGAAAAAAGCTAGTGGGCTAATGTTTGTGAAAACCTATACACTATTCTGAAGTAGatttttcctcagtcttttaAATCGACGCTATTCTTCTTTGTACAGGCAATCAAAT
Above is a genomic segment from Gymnogyps californianus isolate 813 chromosome 1, ASM1813914v2, whole genome shotgun sequence containing:
- the UBL3 gene encoding ubiquitin-like protein 3, which produces MSSSVPADMINLRLILVSGKTKEFLFSPNDSAADIAKHVYDNWPMDWEEEQVSSPNILRLIYQGRFLHGNVTLGALKLPFGKTTVMHLVARETLPEPNSQGQRNREKTGESNCCVIL